A single window of Falco rusticolus isolate bFalRus1 chromosome 6, bFalRus1.pri, whole genome shotgun sequence DNA harbors:
- the BEND3 gene encoding BEN domain-containing protein 3 isoform X4 encodes MNSAEITDDDEVKIPKNNVVKVETENEDEALDCSVTSRSAEKHSLDGAVTCLQDSSKRKQTSLGCDGSGSQQDVLPSVKKRRFTQEGSLSNMKNRDAGSPTQVNAEQPNKNKNPNVTWLCEEESFSDVTTPSYKKPLYGISHKITEKKNPPGAEQFASYELFEKINPSSPSHLRTLNDQRKRDSATAIAVTAATTDADPNIYSLIQKMFYTLNTLNTNMTQLHSKVDLLSLEVSRIKKQVSPVESVADFKPPPEYQLTSAELKQIMDQSTSGGDLACRLLVQLFPELFSDDEFSRSCSACGFLNKRKLESLHLQLIRNYVEVCYPSVKNTAVWQVECLPQVNDFFNRFWAQREMENSQQSVQSSGFYETEQVESSHFMEDKEQEEALSLDRSNAIASDYMLDAQDLNEFLDEASSPGEFSVFLLHRLFPELFDHRKLAERYSCFGDSGKQLLDPHRLQIIRRYTEIYFPDVQEEAAWLQQCVQRINDELENTYMDGSECDQMRDDCYDSSSLPDDVSIIKVEDSFEYEKPGRRSKKIWLVPIDFDKLDFPPPDFDVPVPDYLLNKEQIKSIYESSLSIGNFASRLLVLLFPELFTHENLRKQYNCSGSLGKKQLDPTRIKLIRHYVQILYPRAKNDRVWTLEFVGKLDERCRRRDTEQRRTYQQQRKIHIPGPDRREFLSYAINAERFREEFEGPPLPPERSSKDFCKIPLDELVVPNPDFPVPSLYLLSDKECHCWRD; translated from the exons ATGAATTCAGCTGAAATCACTGATGATGATGAAG taaaaattcctaaaaataatgttgtgaaagtagaaacagaaaatgaagatgaagcTCTAGACTGCTCGGTAACGTCCAGGTCTGCTGAGAAACACTCACTGGATGGCGCAGTTACTTGCCTGCAGGATTCCAGCAAACGGAAACAGACCTCACTTGGTTGTGATGGTTCAGGGAGCCAGCAAGATGTCTTACCCAGTGTGAAGAAAAGACGCTTTACACAAGAG GGCTCCCTTTCAAACATGAAGAACAGAGATGCTGGCTCACCCACTCAGGTAAATGCAGAGCAGCCAAACAAGAACAAGAATCCTAACGTAACATGGCTCTGTGAAGAAGAATCCTTCAGTGATGTAACAACTCCATCTTATAAAAAACCTCTCTATGGCATCTCACACAAAATCACGGAGAAGAAGAACCcaccaggagcagagcagtTTGCTTCTTATGAGTTGTTTGAAAAAATCAACCCCAGCAGTCCCTCACATCTTCGGACTTTGAATGACCAACGGAAAAGGGACTCTGCTACAGCCATAGCCGTAACAGCAGCCACCACAGATGCCGACCCAAATATATATTCTTtgatacagaaaatgttttacacGCTTAACACCCTCAATACCAATATGACTCAGCTTCACAGTAAAGTTGACCTGTTGTCTTTGGAGGTTagcagaattaaaaagcaagtCAGTCCAGTAGAGTCCGTTGCAGACTTCAAGCCTCCCCCGGAGTATCAGCTGACTTCTGCAGAGCTCAAACAGATCATGGATCAAAGCACATCAGGCGGAGACCTAGCTTGCCGGTTGCTAGTGCAGCTCTTCCCAGAGCTCTTCAGCGATGACGAgttcagcagaagctgcagtgcATGTGGCTTTCTCAACAAAAGGAAACTTGAATCTCTTCATCTACAGCTTATCCGTAACTATGTGGAAGTTTGTTATCCTTCTGTGAAGAATACAGCTGTGTGGCAGGTGGAGTGTTTGCCTCAAGTCAATGATTTTTTCAATAGATTTTGGGCtcaaagggaaatggaaaacagtcaGCAGAGTGTGCAGTCGTCTGGTTTTTATGAGACTGAGCAGGTCGAATCCTCTCATTTTATGGAGGATAAAGAGCAGGAGGAAGCTTTGTCCTTGGACAGGAGTAATGCTATTGCCTCAGATTACATGCTGGATGCTCAGGATCTCAATGAATTTTTAGATGAAGCTTCTTCTCCGGGGGAATTCTCTGTTTTTTTGTTACACAGATTGTTTCCAGAACTCTTCGACCACAGAAAATTAGCTGAAAGGTACAGCTGCTTTGGAGACTCTGGAAAACAACTGCTGGATCCTCATCGGCTTCAAATAATCCGTAGGTACACTGAAATTTACTTTCCAGATGTGCAAGAAGAAGCAGCCTGGTTGCAGCAATGTGTTCAACGAATAAATGATGAGCTTGAAAATACTTATATGGATGGGAGTGAATGTGATCAGATGAGAGATGACTGTTACGATTCTTCTAGTTTACCAGATGATGTATCAATAATAAAAGTAGAAGACAGTTTTGAATATGAAAAGCCTGGCAGGCGCTCAAAAAAAATTTGGCTTGTACCCATAGACTTTGACAAACTTGACTTTCCCCCTCCTGATTTCGATGTCCCTGTGCCGGATTACCTGTTGAACAAAGAACAGATTAAAAGCATATATGAAAGCAGTCTTTCCATAGGCAACTTTGCCTCTCGATTGcttgttcttttatttcctgaattGTTTACTCATGAAAACTTACGGAAGCAATATAACTGTAGTGGATCTTTAGGCAAGAAACAGCTCGACCCCActagaattaaattaattcgACATTATGTGCAGATACTGTACCCCAGAGCAAAGAATGACAGAGTGTGGACATTGGAGTTTGTTGGGAAGCTTGACGAGAGGTGTCGACGAAGAGACACGGAGCAAAGGCGCACATACCAACAGCAACGGAAAATCCACATACCAGGGCCCGACAGGAGGGAATTTCTCAGCTATGCAATAAATGCCGAGAGGTTTCGAGAAGAATTCGAAGggccaccactgccaccagaaagaagcagcaaggatTTTTGCAAGATACCACTCGATGAACTCGTTGTTCCTAATCCAGACTTCCCTGTGCCTTCTCTGTATTTGCTGTCTGATAAGGAG TGTCACTGCTGGCGTGACTGA
- the BEND3 gene encoding BEN domain-containing protein 3 isoform X1, with translation MNSAEITDDDEVKIPKNNVVKVETENEDEALDCSVTSRSAEKHSLDGAVTCLQDSSKRKQTSLGCDGSGSQQDVLPSVKKRRFTQEGSLSNMKNRDAGSPTQVNAEQPNKNKNPNVTWLCEEESFSDVTTPSYKKPLYGISHKITEKKNPPGAEQFASYELFEKINPSSPSHLRTLNDQRKRDSATAIAVTAATTDADPNIYSLIQKMFYTLNTLNTNMTQLHSKVDLLSLEVSRIKKQVSPVESVADFKPPPEYQLTSAELKQIMDQSTSGGDLACRLLVQLFPELFSDDEFSRSCSACGFLNKRKLESLHLQLIRNYVEVCYPSVKNTAVWQVECLPQVNDFFNRFWAQREMENSQQSVQSSGFYETEQVESSHFMEDKEQEEALSLDRSNAIASDYMLDAQDLNEFLDEASSPGEFSVFLLHRLFPELFDHRKLAERYSCFGDSGKQLLDPHRLQIIRRYTEIYFPDVQEEAAWLQQCVQRINDELENTYMDGSECDQMRDDCYDSSSLPDDVSIIKVEDSFEYEKPGRRSKKIWLVPIDFDKLDFPPPDFDVPVPDYLLNKEQIKSIYESSLSIGNFASRLLVLLFPELFTHENLRKQYNCSGSLGKKQLDPTRIKLIRHYVQILYPRAKNDRVWTLEFVGKLDERCRRRDTEQRRTYQQQRKIHIPGPDRREFLSYAINAERFREEFEGPPLPPERSSKDFCKIPLDELVVPNPDFPVPSLYLLSDKEVREIVQQSLSVGNFAARLLVRLFPELFTPENLRLQYNHSGACNKKQLDPIRLRLIRHYVEAVYPVEKMEEVWHYECIPSIDERCRRPNRKKCDILKKAKKEKK, from the exons ATGAATTCAGCTGAAATCACTGATGATGATGAAG taaaaattcctaaaaataatgttgtgaaagtagaaacagaaaatgaagatgaagcTCTAGACTGCTCGGTAACGTCCAGGTCTGCTGAGAAACACTCACTGGATGGCGCAGTTACTTGCCTGCAGGATTCCAGCAAACGGAAACAGACCTCACTTGGTTGTGATGGTTCAGGGAGCCAGCAAGATGTCTTACCCAGTGTGAAGAAAAGACGCTTTACACAAGAG GGCTCCCTTTCAAACATGAAGAACAGAGATGCTGGCTCACCCACTCAGGTAAATGCAGAGCAGCCAAACAAGAACAAGAATCCTAACGTAACATGGCTCTGTGAAGAAGAATCCTTCAGTGATGTAACAACTCCATCTTATAAAAAACCTCTCTATGGCATCTCACACAAAATCACGGAGAAGAAGAACCcaccaggagcagagcagtTTGCTTCTTATGAGTTGTTTGAAAAAATCAACCCCAGCAGTCCCTCACATCTTCGGACTTTGAATGACCAACGGAAAAGGGACTCTGCTACAGCCATAGCCGTAACAGCAGCCACCACAGATGCCGACCCAAATATATATTCTTtgatacagaaaatgttttacacGCTTAACACCCTCAATACCAATATGACTCAGCTTCACAGTAAAGTTGACCTGTTGTCTTTGGAGGTTagcagaattaaaaagcaagtCAGTCCAGTAGAGTCCGTTGCAGACTTCAAGCCTCCCCCGGAGTATCAGCTGACTTCTGCAGAGCTCAAACAGATCATGGATCAAAGCACATCAGGCGGAGACCTAGCTTGCCGGTTGCTAGTGCAGCTCTTCCCAGAGCTCTTCAGCGATGACGAgttcagcagaagctgcagtgcATGTGGCTTTCTCAACAAAAGGAAACTTGAATCTCTTCATCTACAGCTTATCCGTAACTATGTGGAAGTTTGTTATCCTTCTGTGAAGAATACAGCTGTGTGGCAGGTGGAGTGTTTGCCTCAAGTCAATGATTTTTTCAATAGATTTTGGGCtcaaagggaaatggaaaacagtcaGCAGAGTGTGCAGTCGTCTGGTTTTTATGAGACTGAGCAGGTCGAATCCTCTCATTTTATGGAGGATAAAGAGCAGGAGGAAGCTTTGTCCTTGGACAGGAGTAATGCTATTGCCTCAGATTACATGCTGGATGCTCAGGATCTCAATGAATTTTTAGATGAAGCTTCTTCTCCGGGGGAATTCTCTGTTTTTTTGTTACACAGATTGTTTCCAGAACTCTTCGACCACAGAAAATTAGCTGAAAGGTACAGCTGCTTTGGAGACTCTGGAAAACAACTGCTGGATCCTCATCGGCTTCAAATAATCCGTAGGTACACTGAAATTTACTTTCCAGATGTGCAAGAAGAAGCAGCCTGGTTGCAGCAATGTGTTCAACGAATAAATGATGAGCTTGAAAATACTTATATGGATGGGAGTGAATGTGATCAGATGAGAGATGACTGTTACGATTCTTCTAGTTTACCAGATGATGTATCAATAATAAAAGTAGAAGACAGTTTTGAATATGAAAAGCCTGGCAGGCGCTCAAAAAAAATTTGGCTTGTACCCATAGACTTTGACAAACTTGACTTTCCCCCTCCTGATTTCGATGTCCCTGTGCCGGATTACCTGTTGAACAAAGAACAGATTAAAAGCATATATGAAAGCAGTCTTTCCATAGGCAACTTTGCCTCTCGATTGcttgttcttttatttcctgaattGTTTACTCATGAAAACTTACGGAAGCAATATAACTGTAGTGGATCTTTAGGCAAGAAACAGCTCGACCCCActagaattaaattaattcgACATTATGTGCAGATACTGTACCCCAGAGCAAAGAATGACAGAGTGTGGACATTGGAGTTTGTTGGGAAGCTTGACGAGAGGTGTCGACGAAGAGACACGGAGCAAAGGCGCACATACCAACAGCAACGGAAAATCCACATACCAGGGCCCGACAGGAGGGAATTTCTCAGCTATGCAATAAATGCCGAGAGGTTTCGAGAAGAATTCGAAGggccaccactgccaccagaaagaagcagcaaggatTTTTGCAAGATACCACTCGATGAACTCGTTGTTCCTAATCCAGACTTCCCTGTGCCTTCTCTGTATTTGCTGTCTGATAAGGAGGTAAGAGAGATAGTGCAGCAGAGCCTGTCTGTCGGCAACTTTGCTGCCAGGCTTCTCGTAAGACTCTTTCCCGAGCTCTTTACTCCGGAGAATCTCAGACTGCAATACAACCATTCAGGTGCTTGTAACAAAAAACAGCTCGATCCTATCAGACTGAGACTGATCCGTCATTACGTGGAGGCAGTTTACCCTGtggagaaaatggaagaagtaTGGCATTATGAATGTATACCGAGCATTGATGAAAGATGCCGGCGTCCTAACAGAAAAAAGTGTGATAtactgaaaaaagcaaagaaagaaaaaaagtga
- the BEND3 gene encoding BEN domain-containing protein 3 isoform X3, producing the protein MKNRDAGSPTQVNAEQPNKNKNPNVTWLCEEESFSDVTTPSYKKPLYGISHKITEKKNPPGAEQFASYELFEKINPSSPSHLRTLNDQRKRDSATAIAVTAATTDADPNIYSLIQKMFYTLNTLNTNMTQLHSKVDLLSLEVSRIKKQVSPVESVADFKPPPEYQLTSAELKQIMDQSTSGGDLACRLLVQLFPELFSDDEFSRSCSACGFLNKRKLESLHLQLIRNYVEVCYPSVKNTAVWQVECLPQVNDFFNRFWAQREMENSQQSVQSSGFYETEQVESSHFMEDKEQEEALSLDRSNAIASDYMLDAQDLNEFLDEASSPGEFSVFLLHRLFPELFDHRKLAERYSCFGDSGKQLLDPHRLQIIRRYTEIYFPDVQEEAAWLQQCVQRINDELENTYMDGSECDQMRDDCYDSSSLPDDVSIIKVEDSFEYEKPGRRSKKIWLVPIDFDKLDFPPPDFDVPVPDYLLNKEQIKSIYESSLSIGNFASRLLVLLFPELFTHENLRKQYNCSGSLGKKQLDPTRIKLIRHYVQILYPRAKNDRVWTLEFVGKLDERCRRRDTEQRRTYQQQRKIHIPGPDRREFLSYAINAERFREEFEGPPLPPERSSKDFCKIPLDELVVPNPDFPVPSLYLLSDKEVREIVQQSLSVGNFAARLLVRLFPELFTPENLRLQYNHSGACNKKQLDPIRLRLIRHYVEAVYPVEKMEEVWHYECIPSIDERCRRPNRKKCDILKKAKKEKK; encoded by the coding sequence ATGAAGAACAGAGATGCTGGCTCACCCACTCAGGTAAATGCAGAGCAGCCAAACAAGAACAAGAATCCTAACGTAACATGGCTCTGTGAAGAAGAATCCTTCAGTGATGTAACAACTCCATCTTATAAAAAACCTCTCTATGGCATCTCACACAAAATCACGGAGAAGAAGAACCcaccaggagcagagcagtTTGCTTCTTATGAGTTGTTTGAAAAAATCAACCCCAGCAGTCCCTCACATCTTCGGACTTTGAATGACCAACGGAAAAGGGACTCTGCTACAGCCATAGCCGTAACAGCAGCCACCACAGATGCCGACCCAAATATATATTCTTtgatacagaaaatgttttacacGCTTAACACCCTCAATACCAATATGACTCAGCTTCACAGTAAAGTTGACCTGTTGTCTTTGGAGGTTagcagaattaaaaagcaagtCAGTCCAGTAGAGTCCGTTGCAGACTTCAAGCCTCCCCCGGAGTATCAGCTGACTTCTGCAGAGCTCAAACAGATCATGGATCAAAGCACATCAGGCGGAGACCTAGCTTGCCGGTTGCTAGTGCAGCTCTTCCCAGAGCTCTTCAGCGATGACGAgttcagcagaagctgcagtgcATGTGGCTTTCTCAACAAAAGGAAACTTGAATCTCTTCATCTACAGCTTATCCGTAACTATGTGGAAGTTTGTTATCCTTCTGTGAAGAATACAGCTGTGTGGCAGGTGGAGTGTTTGCCTCAAGTCAATGATTTTTTCAATAGATTTTGGGCtcaaagggaaatggaaaacagtcaGCAGAGTGTGCAGTCGTCTGGTTTTTATGAGACTGAGCAGGTCGAATCCTCTCATTTTATGGAGGATAAAGAGCAGGAGGAAGCTTTGTCCTTGGACAGGAGTAATGCTATTGCCTCAGATTACATGCTGGATGCTCAGGATCTCAATGAATTTTTAGATGAAGCTTCTTCTCCGGGGGAATTCTCTGTTTTTTTGTTACACAGATTGTTTCCAGAACTCTTCGACCACAGAAAATTAGCTGAAAGGTACAGCTGCTTTGGAGACTCTGGAAAACAACTGCTGGATCCTCATCGGCTTCAAATAATCCGTAGGTACACTGAAATTTACTTTCCAGATGTGCAAGAAGAAGCAGCCTGGTTGCAGCAATGTGTTCAACGAATAAATGATGAGCTTGAAAATACTTATATGGATGGGAGTGAATGTGATCAGATGAGAGATGACTGTTACGATTCTTCTAGTTTACCAGATGATGTATCAATAATAAAAGTAGAAGACAGTTTTGAATATGAAAAGCCTGGCAGGCGCTCAAAAAAAATTTGGCTTGTACCCATAGACTTTGACAAACTTGACTTTCCCCCTCCTGATTTCGATGTCCCTGTGCCGGATTACCTGTTGAACAAAGAACAGATTAAAAGCATATATGAAAGCAGTCTTTCCATAGGCAACTTTGCCTCTCGATTGcttgttcttttatttcctgaattGTTTACTCATGAAAACTTACGGAAGCAATATAACTGTAGTGGATCTTTAGGCAAGAAACAGCTCGACCCCActagaattaaattaattcgACATTATGTGCAGATACTGTACCCCAGAGCAAAGAATGACAGAGTGTGGACATTGGAGTTTGTTGGGAAGCTTGACGAGAGGTGTCGACGAAGAGACACGGAGCAAAGGCGCACATACCAACAGCAACGGAAAATCCACATACCAGGGCCCGACAGGAGGGAATTTCTCAGCTATGCAATAAATGCCGAGAGGTTTCGAGAAGAATTCGAAGggccaccactgccaccagaaagaagcagcaaggatTTTTGCAAGATACCACTCGATGAACTCGTTGTTCCTAATCCAGACTTCCCTGTGCCTTCTCTGTATTTGCTGTCTGATAAGGAGGTAAGAGAGATAGTGCAGCAGAGCCTGTCTGTCGGCAACTTTGCTGCCAGGCTTCTCGTAAGACTCTTTCCCGAGCTCTTTACTCCGGAGAATCTCAGACTGCAATACAACCATTCAGGTGCTTGTAACAAAAAACAGCTCGATCCTATCAGACTGAGACTGATCCGTCATTACGTGGAGGCAGTTTACCCTGtggagaaaatggaagaagtaTGGCATTATGAATGTATACCGAGCATTGATGAAAGATGCCGGCGTCCTAACAGAAAAAAGTGTGATAtactgaaaaaagcaaagaaagaaaaaaagtga
- the BEND3 gene encoding BEN domain-containing protein 3 isoform X5, whose product MNSAEITDDDEVKIPKNNVVKVETENEDEALDCSVTSRSAEKHSLDGAVTCLQDSSKRKQTSLGCDGSGSQQDVLPSVKKRRFTQEGSLSNMKNRDAGSPTQVNAEQPNKNKNPNVTWLCEEESFSDVTTPSYKKPLYGISHKITEKKNPPGAEQFASYELFEKINPSSPSHLRTLNDQRKRDSATAIAVTAATTDADPNIYSLIQKMFYTLNTLNTNMTQLHSKVDLLSLEVSRIKKQVSPVESVADFKPPPEYQLTSAELKQIMDQSTSGGDLACRLLVQLFPELFSDDEFSRSCSACGFLNKRKLESLHLQLIRNYVEVCYPSVKNTAVWQVECLPQVNDFFNRFWAQREMENSQQSVQSSGFYETEQVESSHFMEDKEQEEALSLDRSNAIASDYMLDAQDLNEFLDEASSPGEFSVFLLHRLFPELFDHRKLAERYSCFGDSGKQLLDPHRLQIIRRYTEIYFPDVQEEAAWLQQCVQRINDELENTYMDGSECDQMRDDCYDSSSLPDDVSIIKVEDSFEYEKPGRRSKKIWLVPIDFDKLDFPPPDFDVPVPDYLLNKEQIKSIYESSLSIGNFASRLLVLLFPELFTHENLRKQYNCSGSLGKKQLDPTRIKLIRHYVQILYPRAKNDRVWTLEFVGKLDERCRRRDTEQRRTYQQQRKIHIPGPDRREFLSYAINAERFREEFEGPPLPPERSSKDFCKIPLDELVVPNPDFPVPSLYLLSDKETFLV is encoded by the exons ATGAATTCAGCTGAAATCACTGATGATGATGAAG taaaaattcctaaaaataatgttgtgaaagtagaaacagaaaatgaagatgaagcTCTAGACTGCTCGGTAACGTCCAGGTCTGCTGAGAAACACTCACTGGATGGCGCAGTTACTTGCCTGCAGGATTCCAGCAAACGGAAACAGACCTCACTTGGTTGTGATGGTTCAGGGAGCCAGCAAGATGTCTTACCCAGTGTGAAGAAAAGACGCTTTACACAAGAG GGCTCCCTTTCAAACATGAAGAACAGAGATGCTGGCTCACCCACTCAGGTAAATGCAGAGCAGCCAAACAAGAACAAGAATCCTAACGTAACATGGCTCTGTGAAGAAGAATCCTTCAGTGATGTAACAACTCCATCTTATAAAAAACCTCTCTATGGCATCTCACACAAAATCACGGAGAAGAAGAACCcaccaggagcagagcagtTTGCTTCTTATGAGTTGTTTGAAAAAATCAACCCCAGCAGTCCCTCACATCTTCGGACTTTGAATGACCAACGGAAAAGGGACTCTGCTACAGCCATAGCCGTAACAGCAGCCACCACAGATGCCGACCCAAATATATATTCTTtgatacagaaaatgttttacacGCTTAACACCCTCAATACCAATATGACTCAGCTTCACAGTAAAGTTGACCTGTTGTCTTTGGAGGTTagcagaattaaaaagcaagtCAGTCCAGTAGAGTCCGTTGCAGACTTCAAGCCTCCCCCGGAGTATCAGCTGACTTCTGCAGAGCTCAAACAGATCATGGATCAAAGCACATCAGGCGGAGACCTAGCTTGCCGGTTGCTAGTGCAGCTCTTCCCAGAGCTCTTCAGCGATGACGAgttcagcagaagctgcagtgcATGTGGCTTTCTCAACAAAAGGAAACTTGAATCTCTTCATCTACAGCTTATCCGTAACTATGTGGAAGTTTGTTATCCTTCTGTGAAGAATACAGCTGTGTGGCAGGTGGAGTGTTTGCCTCAAGTCAATGATTTTTTCAATAGATTTTGGGCtcaaagggaaatggaaaacagtcaGCAGAGTGTGCAGTCGTCTGGTTTTTATGAGACTGAGCAGGTCGAATCCTCTCATTTTATGGAGGATAAAGAGCAGGAGGAAGCTTTGTCCTTGGACAGGAGTAATGCTATTGCCTCAGATTACATGCTGGATGCTCAGGATCTCAATGAATTTTTAGATGAAGCTTCTTCTCCGGGGGAATTCTCTGTTTTTTTGTTACACAGATTGTTTCCAGAACTCTTCGACCACAGAAAATTAGCTGAAAGGTACAGCTGCTTTGGAGACTCTGGAAAACAACTGCTGGATCCTCATCGGCTTCAAATAATCCGTAGGTACACTGAAATTTACTTTCCAGATGTGCAAGAAGAAGCAGCCTGGTTGCAGCAATGTGTTCAACGAATAAATGATGAGCTTGAAAATACTTATATGGATGGGAGTGAATGTGATCAGATGAGAGATGACTGTTACGATTCTTCTAGTTTACCAGATGATGTATCAATAATAAAAGTAGAAGACAGTTTTGAATATGAAAAGCCTGGCAGGCGCTCAAAAAAAATTTGGCTTGTACCCATAGACTTTGACAAACTTGACTTTCCCCCTCCTGATTTCGATGTCCCTGTGCCGGATTACCTGTTGAACAAAGAACAGATTAAAAGCATATATGAAAGCAGTCTTTCCATAGGCAACTTTGCCTCTCGATTGcttgttcttttatttcctgaattGTTTACTCATGAAAACTTACGGAAGCAATATAACTGTAGTGGATCTTTAGGCAAGAAACAGCTCGACCCCActagaattaaattaattcgACATTATGTGCAGATACTGTACCCCAGAGCAAAGAATGACAGAGTGTGGACATTGGAGTTTGTTGGGAAGCTTGACGAGAGGTGTCGACGAAGAGACACGGAGCAAAGGCGCACATACCAACAGCAACGGAAAATCCACATACCAGGGCCCGACAGGAGGGAATTTCTCAGCTATGCAATAAATGCCGAGAGGTTTCGAGAAGAATTCGAAGggccaccactgccaccagaaagaagcagcaaggatTTTTGCAAGATACCACTCGATGAACTCGTTGTTCCTAATCCAGACTTCCCTGTGCCTTCTCTGTATTTGCTGTCTGATAAGGAG acctttttagtttaa